Proteins found in one Campylobacter canadensis genomic segment:
- the dnaE gene encoding DNA polymerase III subunit alpha, with protein sequence MMDFTHLHLHTEYSLLDGANKIKELAARLKELGFKSCAITDHGNMFGAIDFYKTMKANGIKPIIGMEGYLHEEEDIENTQTNHRWHLCLFAKNQKGYENLMYLASQAYIKGFYRRPRINKKLLQEHSEGIVCSSACLAGEINWHLNDKEVRWNGKTNADFGAKGYEGAKKAALWYKEVFKDDFYLEIMRMGIKSQLNIDKQILKLGKELNIKVIATNDSHYTYKDRAQAQNIFMAINTGDIIGIDPLSEQANKKAGLRHTMAEIYLKSPEEMQELFLDVPEVVANTQEIVDKCNLELKLGNPTPPNFKFALEYAQNFNLKLPSNEEFSFENDDVLFEFMCKDGLNKRLKHIDESKHEEYHQRLKMEIDIIKSMKFSGYMLIVCDFIKAAKNKSIPVGPGRGSAAGSLVAYSLEITDLDPLPYNLLFERFLNPERVSMPDIDVDFCQDRRAEVIDYVVEKYGRYNVAQVITFGKLLAKGVIRDVARVCDLKIKDADYLAKLIPDELNIKLKDAYDKNPEIKEFISDLDNKAEYKNIVCHPDDVRGQSKIGTRIWEYALALEGLNRNAGMHAAGVVISNEELWKKVPLFKQTKSDALVTQYAKDYLEDVDLIKFDFLGLKTLTVIDNAIKLIKKRHNIDIDWNKIDVNDKKVYDLIQTGNTLGIFQIESSGMQDLNARLKPSRFEDLIAVLALYRPGPLDSGMVDDFIDIKHGRKPASYAFNELIPILEPTYGVIVYQEQVMQIVQTIGGFSLGGADLVRRAMGKKKLEEMIKLKGQYLEGAKKQGFDEKKADDLWELILKFAEYGFNKSHSAAYALIAFQTAYLKTYYEAEFMAALLTSEEGNTTKIERYKDELDRLGIELLPPNINESSREFSVVNRDEKVAIIYGLGSVKGVGIPVIEALVQSRADTEFKDYNDFINRADYAILNKKTLESLAYSGCFSCFNIGRKTIINAIDSTLNQIKTKKEQEKKLQDSLFAAFESAYVCNVDLSAQDEFTQQEIAQYDKEFLGVYLGTHPLDEYKNLIKQIQHLKSSQIANLDDAEYNACILGAVEEVDFKMSKSGRAYADLKVLDFNGNLKMLCFNEDIIEQLHSTFKHNESKHIKLYAFGVSLKKDNSQVTLFLNQFLEVKEENLINASEDKNELNLIICQKAKSKSNNKKLEIYNEILNKIKHFKASQIPSLEDGEYEICMLGIIDGVEIRLSKKQKEYASIKISDSTASTKILCFNEKIISDFKQKQGKDDTLYAFSISLKKENSQEVLFLNKIIKVDYETNLSPAKGDLNELNLVYFNNIYEKKAQEFLSDEKAFECEVIKIDILNLEPEAIKLMGEMIHNISYEEAKKEIILELYSQSCVNVYRTKKLLVNDEIIEKIKKIAI encoded by the coding sequence ATTATGGATTTTACGCATTTACATTTACATACTGAATATTCCTTGCTTGATGGAGCAAATAAGATTAAAGAACTAGCAGCAAGATTAAAAGAATTAGGTTTTAAATCTTGTGCTATTACTGACCATGGAAATATGTTTGGTGCTATTGATTTTTATAAAACTATGAAAGCAAATGGCATAAAACCAATTATTGGTATGGAAGGTTATTTGCACGAAGAAGAAGATATTGAAAATACACAAACAAATCATAGATGGCATTTATGCTTATTTGCAAAAAATCAAAAAGGCTACGAGAATTTAATGTATCTTGCTTCTCAAGCTTATATTAAAGGTTTTTATAGACGCCCAAGAATTAATAAAAAATTATTACAAGAACATAGCGAAGGAATAGTTTGCTCATCTGCTTGTTTAGCAGGAGAGATTAATTGGCATTTAAATGATAAAGAAGTAAGATGGAATGGAAAAACTAACGCTGATTTTGGTGCTAAAGGCTATGAAGGTGCAAAAAAAGCAGCATTATGGTATAAAGAAGTTTTTAAAGATGATTTTTATCTTGAAATTATGAGAATGGGTATTAAATCTCAATTAAATATTGATAAACAAATATTAAAACTAGGAAAAGAATTAAACATAAAAGTAATAGCTACAAACGATTCGCATTACACTTACAAAGATAGAGCACAAGCTCAAAATATTTTTATGGCTATAAATACAGGAGACATAATTGGCATAGACCCGCTTAGCGAGCAAGCGAATAAAAAGGCTGGTTTAAGGCACACAATGGCTGAAATCTATTTAAAAAGTCCTGAAGAAATGCAAGAGTTATTTTTAGATGTTCCTGAAGTAGTAGCCAATACGCAAGAAATAGTTGATAAATGTAATTTAGAATTAAAATTAGGTAATCCAACTCCGCCTAATTTTAAATTCGCACTTGAGTATGCTCAAAATTTTAATTTAAAATTGCCAAGCAATGAAGAATTTTCTTTTGAAAACGATGATGTTTTATTTGAATTTATGTGTAAAGATGGTTTAAATAAAAGATTAAAACACATTGATGAAAGCAAACACGAAGAATATCATCAAAGATTAAAAATGGAAATAGATATTATAAAATCTATGAAATTTAGTGGTTATATGCTAATTGTTTGTGATTTTATTAAGGCTGCAAAAAATAAATCTATTCCTGTTGGGCCTGGAAGGGGTTCTGCTGCTGGAAGTTTAGTGGCTTATTCACTTGAGATTACCGACCTTGACCCGCTTCCTTATAATTTACTTTTTGAAAGATTTTTAAATCCAGAGCGTGTTTCAATGCCAGATATTGATGTGGATTTTTGTCAAGATAGAAGAGCTGAGGTTATTGATTATGTTGTAGAAAAATACGGTAGATACAATGTTGCGCAGGTTATTACCTTTGGTAAATTATTAGCAAAAGGTGTTATTAGAGATGTTGCAAGGGTTTGTGATTTAAAAATAAAAGATGCTGATTATTTAGCAAAATTAATCCCTGATGAATTAAATATAAAGCTAAAAGATGCTTATGATAAAAACCCTGAAATAAAAGAATTTATAAGTGATTTAGACAATAAAGCAGAATACAAAAATATAGTTTGCCATCCTGATGATGTAAGAGGGCAAAGCAAAATTGGTACTAGAATTTGGGAATACGCTTTAGCACTTGAAGGTTTAAATAGAAATGCTGGAATGCACGCTGCTGGAGTTGTAATTTCTAATGAAGAATTATGGAAAAAAGTACCTTTATTTAAACAAACAAAATCAGATGCCTTAGTAACTCAATATGCTAAAGACTATCTTGAAGATGTTGATTTAATTAAATTTGACTTCTTAGGCTTAAAAACACTAACGGTAATTGATAATGCCATTAAGCTAATAAAAAAAAGGCACAATATTGATATTGATTGGAATAAAATTGATGTAAATGATAAAAAAGTTTATGATTTAATTCAAACAGGAAACACTCTTGGAATTTTTCAAATTGAAAGTTCGGGAATGCAGGATTTAAATGCTAGATTAAAACCTAGTAGATTTGAAGACTTAATTGCGGTTTTAGCACTGTATCGCCCAGGTCCGCTTGATAGTGGAATGGTTGATGATTTTATTGATATAAAACACGGAAGAAAGCCAGCAAGCTATGCTTTTAATGAATTAATACCGATTTTAGAACCAACTTATGGGGTTATTGTATATCAAGAGCAAGTTATGCAAATAGTACAAACAATAGGTGGATTTAGCTTAGGGGGAGCTGATTTAGTTCGCCGTGCAATGGGTAAGAAAAAACTTGAAGAAATGATTAAGCTAAAAGGTCAGTACTTAGAAGGTGCTAAAAAACAAGGCTTTGATGAAAAAAAAGCAGATGATTTGTGGGAATTAATTTTAAAATTTGCTGAATATGGTTTTAATAAATCTCACTCTGCTGCTTATGCTTTAATTGCTTTTCAAACTGCTTATTTAAAAACATATTATGAAGCTGAGTTTATGGCTGCGCTTTTAACTAGTGAAGAAGGAAATACAACTAAAATAGAAAGATACAAAGATGAACTTGATAGATTAGGCATAGAATTACTTCCGCCAAATATAAATGAAAGCTCAAGAGAATTTAGCGTTGTAAATAGAGATGAAAAAGTAGCTATTATTTATGGTCTTGGTAGTGTTAAAGGAGTAGGAATTCCTGTTATTGAAGCCCTTGTGCAAAGTAGAGCAGATACCGAGTTTAAAGATTATAATGATTTTATAAATAGAGCTGATTATGCAATATTAAATAAAAAAACTTTAGAATCTCTTGCTTACAGTGGTTGCTTTTCTTGTTTTAATATTGGTAGAAAAACAATAATTAATGCCATTGATAGTACTTTAAATCAAATTAAGACAAAAAAAGAACAAGAAAAAAAACTACAAGATAGTCTTTTTGCAGCCTTTGAAAGTGCTTATGTTTGTAATGTTGATCTTAGCGCTCAAGATGAATTTACTCAGCAAGAAATAGCTCAATATGATAAAGAATTTTTAGGTGTTTATTTAGGCACGCATCCACTTGATGAGTACAAAAATCTAATTAAACAAATACAACATTTAAAAAGCTCTCAAATTGCTAATTTAGATGATGCAGAATATAATGCTTGTATTCTTGGTGCAGTTGAAGAGGTTGATTTTAAAATGAGTAAAAGCGGCAGAGCTTATGCTGATTTAAAGGTTTTAGACTTTAATGGAAACTTAAAAATGCTTTGCTTTAATGAAGATATTATTGAGCAACTACACTCAACCTTTAAACATAATGAAAGTAAACATATTAAATTATACGCCTTTGGTGTATCTTTAAAAAAAGATAATTCTCAAGTAACCTTATTTTTAAATCAATTTTTAGAAGTTAAAGAAGAAAATTTAATAAATGCAAGTGAAGATAAAAATGAGCTTAATTTAATAATTTGCCAAAAGGCAAAATCAAAATCAAATAATAAAAAATTAGAAATTTATAATGAGATTTTAAATAAAATTAAGCATTTTAAAGCTTCTCAAATTCCAAGTTTAGAAGATGGAGAATACGAAATTTGTATGCTTGGGATTATTGATGGAGTAGAAATTAGACTAAGTAAAAAACAAAAAGAATATGCAAGTATTAAAATAAGCGATAGCACAGCAAGTACAAAAATATTATGTTTTAATGAAAAAATTATTAGTGATTTTAAGCAAAAACAAGGAAAAGATGATACCCTATACGCTTTTTCAATAAGTCTTAAAAAAGAAAACTCGCAAGAGGTTTTATTTTTAAACAAAATAATTAAGGTTGATTATGAAACAAATTTAAGCCCAGCAAAAGGCGATTTAAATGAATTAAACCTTGTTTATTTTAACAATATTTATGAGAAAAAAGCACAGGAATTTTTAAGCGATGAAAAAGCTTTTGAGTGCGAAGTTATTAAAATTGACATTTTAAACTTAGAGCCTGAAGCAATAAAGCTAATGGGAGAAATGATACATAATATTAGCTATGAAGAAGCAAAAAAAGAAATAATTTTAGAGCTTTATTCGCAGTCTTGTGTAAATGTTTATAGAACAAAAAAACTATTAGTAAATGATGAAATTATTGAAAAAATTAAAAAAATTGCAATTTAA
- a CDS encoding Rrf2 family transcriptional regulator: MLFTRASEYALLSLIYIAKQKSPIDVDTLANELNIPRSFLAKILQNLAKDGLLKSFKGIKGGFILSKEAKDINVKEIIISAEKKEPLVFECASTCGCPNNKDEDCKIFPMITKLQDKINNFLEDISLEQIINEN, translated from the coding sequence ATGTTATTTACAAGAGCAAGTGAATACGCTTTACTTAGCTTAATTTATATTGCAAAGCAAAAAAGTCCAATTGATGTTGATACTTTAGCCAATGAACTAAATATCCCACGCTCATTTTTAGCAAAAATTTTGCAGAATTTAGCAAAAGATGGTTTGTTAAAATCTTTTAAAGGAATTAAGGGTGGTTTTATTTTATCAAAAGAGGCAAAAGATATTAATGTCAAAGAAATAATTATTTCAGCTGAAAAAAAAGAACCCTTAGTTTTTGAATGTGCATCAACTTGCGGATGCCCCAATAATAAAGATGAAGATTGTAAAATCTTTCCTATGATTACAAAACTACAAGATAAAATTAATAATTTTTTAGAAGATATTAGCCTAGAACAAATTATAAATGAAAATTAA
- a CDS encoding amino acid ABC transporter permease, with translation MKTEKVIVYAIKTLIPLAIVILITNYFYPFELSKQENLDYLKSYGTTLLLTSSGLVIGLAGGFILAFLLCLKNNILTALINEYLDFIRGIPIVLLLMIFAFYIFTEQGIMNIDNALYVAIIAIGLNSTAYVTEIIRSGIQSVDKGQMEAARAMGLSNLQAMRMIIFPQALKNIIPALANEFISLFKETSVVSFISVIDLTFQSKIFQGILYDPKPYIFAGVVYYASVKIFTVCVRILEARLKKND, from the coding sequence TTGAAAACAGAAAAAGTTATTGTTTATGCTATTAAAACGCTAATTCCATTGGCAATTGTAATTTTAATTACAAATTATTTTTATCCATTTGAGCTTAGCAAGCAAGAAAATCTTGATTATTTAAAAAGCTATGGAACAACCTTATTGCTAACTTCTAGTGGGCTTGTGATTGGTCTTGCTGGTGGTTTTATTTTAGCTTTTTTATTATGTTTGAAAAATAATATTTTAACAGCACTCATAAATGAATACTTGGATTTTATAAGAGGTATTCCTATTGTATTATTATTAATGATTTTTGCTTTTTATATTTTTACAGAACAAGGAATTATGAATATAGACAATGCTTTGTATGTTGCAATTATTGCTATTGGTTTAAACTCAACTGCCTATGTAACCGAAATAATTAGAAGCGGAATTCAAAGTGTTGATAAGGGGCAAATGGAAGCAGCAAGAGCAATGGGACTTAGTAATTTACAAGCTATGAGAATGATTATTTTTCCACAAGCATTAAAAAATATTATTCCTGCTTTAGCTAATGAATTTATTTCTTTATTTAAAGAAACTTCCGTTGTTTCTTTTATTAGCGTTATTGACCTTACATTTCAAAGTAAAATTTTTCAAGGAATTTTATACGACCCTAAACCTTATATTTTTGCTGGTGTTGTGTATTATGCTAGTGTAAAAATATTTACTGTTTGTGTAAGAATACTTGAAGCAAGGTTGAAAAAAAATGATTAA
- the ispG gene encoding flavodoxin-dependent (E)-4-hydroxy-3-methylbut-2-enyl-diphosphate synthase — translation MSEYKRFKTKQISVGGVKIGGDAPISVQSMLFTKTQDIQGCLEQLMQLKFAGADIVRLACLDIKDARALRQIKEQSPLPLIVDIHFNHNLALYCAEFIDGIRINPGNIGGKENIKAVVDACKQRKIPIRIGVNHGSLEKQFEIKHGRSVEALIQSALYNIKLLEDLDYTEIKISIKTSDVQSTIEAYTKLRNLCEYPFHLGVTEAGTKFHSTIKSSIALGNLLLNGIGDTLRVSMTGELCEEIKVAKAILQDSGVQKSGVNIISCPTCGRIQSDLLSAIKIVEEKTKDIKAPLNISVMGCAVNALGEAKGADVAIAFGKNEGLVIKRGEIVAKCKYDKLVDRFLEEVKIEAALWENK, via the coding sequence ATGAGCGAATATAAAAGATTTAAAACCAAACAAATAAGTGTTGGCGGTGTAAAAATAGGTGGCGATGCACCAATTAGCGTGCAATCAATGTTATTTACAAAAACGCAAGATATTCAAGGTTGTTTAGAACAACTTATGCAGCTTAAATTCGCTGGAGCTGATATTGTAAGACTTGCTTGTTTGGATATAAAAGATGCAAGGGCTTTAAGGCAAATTAAAGAGCAAAGCCCTTTGCCTTTGATTGTTGATATTCATTTTAATCACAATTTAGCTCTTTATTGTGCTGAATTTATTGATGGTATTAGAATTAACCCTGGAAATATAGGCGGAAAAGAAAATATAAAAGCTGTTGTTGATGCTTGCAAACAAAGAAAAATTCCAATAAGAATTGGAGTAAATCACGGTAGTTTAGAAAAGCAGTTTGAAATCAAGCACGGAAGAAGCGTTGAAGCTTTAATTCAAAGTGCTTTATATAATATTAAATTATTAGAGGACTTAGATTATACAGAAATTAAAATTAGTATAAAAACTTCAGATGTTCAAAGCACAATCGAAGCTTACACAAAATTAAGAAATTTATGCGAATATCCGTTTCATTTAGGGGTAACAGAAGCAGGGACAAAATTTCATAGCACTATAAAATCTTCAATTGCTTTAGGGAATTTATTATTAAATGGAATTGGAGATACTTTAAGAGTTTCAATGACAGGAGAACTTTGCGAAGAAATAAAAGTAGCAAAGGCAATTTTACAAGATAGCGGGGTGCAAAAAAGCGGTGTTAATATAATATCTTGCCCAACCTGTGGAAGAATTCAAAGCGATTTATTAAGTGCAATAAAAATTGTTGAAGAGAAAACAAAAGATATTAAAGCTCCGTTAAATATCAGCGTAATGGGCTGTGCGGTAAATGCTTTAGGCGAAGCAAAGGGGGCTGATGTTGCTATTGCTTTTGGTAAAAATGAAGGCTTGGTTATTAAGCGTGGAGAAATTGTTGCAAAATGCAAATACGATAAATTAGTAGATAGATTTTTAGAAGAAGTAAAGATTGAAGCTGCTTTATGGGAGAATAAATGA
- a CDS encoding transporter substrate-binding domain-containing protein codes for MKKIFLALFVFILSACADEKVYKVGISPDYPPFDMIVDGKLSGFDVELISALAKMQNIKISFSTLSFDALIPALKAGKIDVIASGMTSNEQRKKSVDFSDTYYLAKTSYIKNKESSLSSIDEIKDKKVGVQLGTIQEFDAKKLGAKIVSNQDPIALILMLNNNKLDAVALDALVASEFIKKNENLVEFASVANEEEGMQFAVNKGKNQELLSKLNQALAEFKNTQEFKDLCDKYGIK; via the coding sequence ATGAAAAAAATATTTTTAGCTTTATTTGTATTTATTTTGAGTGCTTGTGCTGATGAAAAAGTGTATAAGGTTGGCATATCTCCTGATTATCCACCTTTTGATATGATTGTTGATGGCAAGCTAAGTGGTTTTGATGTTGAATTAATAAGTGCTTTAGCAAAAATGCAAAATATTAAAATAAGTTTTAGCACTTTAAGTTTCGATGCCTTAATTCCTGCTTTAAAGGCTGGTAAGATTGATGTTATTGCTTCTGGAATGACTTCTAATGAGCAAAGAAAAAAAAGTGTTGATTTTAGTGATACTTACTATCTTGCAAAGACTTCATATATAAAAAATAAAGAAAGTTCTTTAAGTAGTATTGATGAAATAAAAGATAAAAAAGTAGGCGTTCAGCTAGGCACAATTCAAGAATTTGATGCAAAAAAATTAGGTGCAAAAATTGTATCTAATCAAGACCCAATAGCTTTAATCTTAATGCTAAATAACAACAAACTCGATGCAGTTGCACTTGATGCTTTAGTAGCAAGTGAATTTATAAAAAAGAATGAAAATTTAGTAGAATTTGCTAGTGTCGCAAACGAAGAAGAGGGTATGCAATTTGCTGTTAATAAAGGTAAAAATCAAGAATTATTAAGCAAACTAAACCAAGCTTTAGCTGAGTTTAAAAACACTCAAGAATTTAAAGATTTATGTGATAAATATGGAATAAAATGA
- the flhA gene encoding flagellar biosynthesis protein FlhA, producing the protein MAKNKLVDFVFPFLAPIIKFKSLSMVLLVVAILAIIIVPLPSAILDFCLALSICISVLMILISMYIAKPTDLTTFPTLILLITLFRLSLNIATTRMILSKGHEGPSAVSDIIASFGEFVVGGNFVIGVVVFCILVLINFMVVTKGSTRVSEVQARFTLDAMPGKQMAIDADLNAGLITEEQARVRRQEIISEANFYGAMDGSSKFIKGDAVAGIIITIVNIIGGLLIGMFQHDLDINTAANHYTILTIGDGLVSQIPGLITSTATAIIITRASKEEKNFAEGALEQLLGDYKTLLIVGFIIFIFALVPGLPHLSLGFMALVFLAIGYLMMNVDKERQDSKVKNKTQGAPAGTSAPAADGTQSAQRPQKSEEQIAKEEEEKINNILKQEILELELGYSLIKIAESDLVERIRSMRKTIASTLGFLMPKIRLCDNLSIDQNEYIFKLKGNSIAKDKVYPDKFLAIDNGFDETDEIDGIEVIEPAFGSKAVWIEQNQKNQATISGYVVVHPAAVISTHMSELVKQYASELLTMQEVNNLLNKMKQEQGVLVDECLKVASISLIQNVLKELLAEQIPIKDMISILESILNLAAITKDVDIITDHTRAALSRTITNMYLDENNVLQFYTFDIALNKRLLELLTTKNNQSTLAINLEQTNTLYNAIKSKLEEHLSSRANAFVIVVEPSLRRVIKQICLKFGLKKVVILAFSELATNVEFDSLGSISAQI; encoded by the coding sequence ATGGCAAAGAATAAATTAGTTGATTTTGTTTTTCCATTTTTAGCACCTATTATTAAGTTTAAAAGTCTAAGTATGGTACTTTTAGTAGTTGCTATTTTAGCAATTATTATTGTGCCTTTACCTAGTGCAATTTTAGACTTTTGCTTAGCGCTTAGTATTTGCATATCGGTATTGATGATACTTATTTCAATGTATATTGCAAAACCTACTGATTTAACAACCTTTCCAACATTAATTTTATTAATTACTCTTTTTCGTTTAAGTTTAAATATAGCAACAACAAGAATGATTTTAAGCAAAGGACACGAAGGCCCTAGTGCTGTAAGTGATATAATTGCTTCTTTTGGTGAATTTGTTGTTGGAGGTAATTTTGTAATTGGTGTTGTTGTTTTTTGTATTTTAGTTTTAATTAATTTTATGGTTGTAACAAAGGGTTCAACTCGTGTTAGTGAGGTACAAGCAAGATTTACTCTTGATGCTATGCCAGGAAAGCAAATGGCAATTGATGCAGATTTAAATGCAGGATTAATCACAGAAGAACAAGCAAGGGTAAGAAGACAAGAAATTATCTCAGAAGCTAATTTTTATGGAGCAATGGATGGTTCGTCTAAATTCATAAAAGGTGATGCAGTTGCAGGGATTATAATTACTATTGTAAATATTATTGGTGGTTTGTTAATTGGAATGTTTCAGCATGATTTAGATATAAACACAGCTGCAAATCATTACACAATTTTAACAATCGGAGATGGCTTAGTTTCACAAATACCAGGTTTAATAACATCAACAGCAACCGCTATTATTATCACTCGTGCTTCAAAAGAAGAAAAGAATTTTGCCGAAGGGGCATTAGAGCAATTATTGGGCGATTATAAAACACTTTTAATAGTTGGTTTTATTATTTTTATTTTTGCGCTTGTTCCTGGTTTACCACATCTTTCATTGGGTTTTATGGCTTTAGTTTTTCTTGCAATTGGGTATTTGATGATGAATGTTGATAAAGAAAGACAAGATTCAAAAGTAAAAAATAAAACTCAAGGCGCTCCAGCAGGTACTAGTGCTCCAGCAGCTGATGGTACACAAAGTGCACAAAGACCACAAAAATCAGAAGAACAAATTGCAAAAGAAGAAGAAGAAAAAATAAATAACATTTTAAAGCAAGAAATTTTAGAATTAGAGCTTGGCTATTCTTTAATCAAGATTGCTGAAAGTGATTTGGTTGAAAGAATTCGCTCAATGCGTAAAACAATAGCAAGTACTTTAGGTTTTTTAATGCCTAAGATTAGATTATGCGATAATCTTTCAATAGACCAAAATGAATATATTTTTAAATTAAAAGGCAATAGTATCGCTAAAGATAAAGTTTATCCTGATAAATTTTTAGCTATTGATAATGGTTTTGATGAAACTGATGAAATTGATGGCATTGAAGTTATTGAACCTGCTTTTGGAAGCAAGGCTGTTTGGATAGAGCAAAATCAAAAAAATCAAGCTACTATTAGTGGTTATGTAGTTGTGCATCCTGCTGCAGTAATTAGCACTCATATGAGTGAGCTTGTAAAACAATATGCAAGTGAATTGCTGACAATGCAAGAAGTAAATAATTTATTAAATAAGATGAAGCAAGAGCAAGGTGTATTAGTAGATGAATGTTTAAAAGTAGCTAGTATTAGCTTAATTCAAAATGTTTTAAAAGAATTATTAGCAGAGCAAATCCCTATTAAAGATATGATTTCTATTTTAGAAAGCATATTAAATCTTGCTGCTATAACAAAAGATGTTGATATAATTACAGACCATACAAGAGCAGCACTTAGTAGAACAATTACTAATATGTACTTAGACGAAAATAATGTTTTGCAATTTTATACCTTTGATATTGCTTTAAATAAAAGATTATTAGAATTATTAACCACAAAAAATAATCAAAGCACTTTAGCTATTAATTTAGAACAAACTAATACTTTATATAATGCAATAAAGTCCAAACTAGAAGAGCATTTATCAAGTAGAGCAAATGCTTTTGTAATAGTTGTTGAGCCAAGTTTAAGAAGAGTTATAAAACAAATATGCCTTAAATTTGGTTTGAAAAAGGTTGTTATTTTAGCCTTTAGTGAGCTTGCAACTAATGTTGAGTTTGATAGTTTAGGCAGTATTTCAGCACAAATTTAG
- a CDS encoding amino acid ABC transporter ATP-binding protein: protein MIKIKNLCKNYEDLEVLKNISVDIKKGDIIAIIGPSGGGKSTFLRCLNRLEEPSSGSIIINNQNILDKKCDINILRQKVSMVFQHFNLFANKNVLENLILAPVKLSLMNKEEAISYAKELLKKVGLADKENFYPHKLSGGQKQRIAIARSLMMKPEVILFDEPTSALDPEMVGEVLNLIKEIAKESDVTMILVTHEMGFAKNVANRIFFMHSGVISIDDSPENIFKNNKDERLNEFLNKVLNH from the coding sequence ATGATTAAAATAAAAAATTTATGCAAAAATTACGAAGATTTAGAAGTATTAAAAAATATTAGTGTTGATATTAAAAAAGGTGATATTATAGCTATTATTGGTCCAAGTGGTGGTGGAAAAAGCACTTTTTTAAGATGTTTAAACAGACTAGAAGAACCAAGCTCAGGAAGTATTATTATAAACAATCAAAATATCCTAGATAAAAAATGTGATATCAATATTTTAAGACAAAAAGTTTCAATGGTTTTTCAGCATTTTAATTTATTTGCAAATAAAAATGTTTTAGAAAATCTTATTTTAGCACCAGTAAAACTTTCTTTAATGAATAAAGAAGAAGCTATTTCTTATGCAAAAGAACTACTAAAAAAGGTTGGTTTAGCTGATAAAGAAAATTTTTATCCTCATAAATTAAGCGGAGGACAAAAGCAAAGAATTGCAATAGCAAGAAGTCTTATGATGAAGCCTGAAGTTATTTTATTTGATGAACCTACAAGCGCACTTGACCCTGAGATGGTTGGAGAGGTATTAAATCTAATAAAAGAAATAGCCAAAGAAAGCGATGTAACAATGATTTTAGTAACTCACGAAATGGGTTTTGCTAAAAATGTAGCTAATAGAATATTTTTTATGCATAGCGGGGTTATTAGCATTGATGATAGCCCAGAAAATATATTTAAAAACAATAAAGATGAAAGATTAAATGAATTTTTAAATAAGGTATTAAATCATTAA